A DNA window from Arachis hypogaea cultivar Tifrunner chromosome 18, arahy.Tifrunner.gnm2.J5K5, whole genome shotgun sequence contains the following coding sequences:
- the LOC112770980 gene encoding receptor-like protein kinase HERK 1, giving the protein MMYYRKLSLFFCALSIFYPYLCFSADFVPVDNYLIDCGASSGTVVGNRNFSADSASKKLLSTQQDVLASTSLKSITSTGDSTLYQTARVFTGSSKYTFPIKQKGRHWIRLYFFPFTYQKYDMSAAKFSVATQNNVLVSDFGVQKDPVMKEYSVNVSSNSLVIDFTPSSGSIAFVNAIEVVSVPDDLIDDAGLSLTNGLSTYSGLAAQALETVWRVNMGGPTVSSGSDTLQRTWDPDLSFLKEKNLAANFSNIGGVQYVNGSATENDAPASVYGTGQQMNSQSDPRVNFNVTWEFKVDSGFQYLVRLHFCDLVSKGLNELYFNVYVDSLFAAKDLDLASINQNALGVPYYRDVVTPLTSSNLLRVSMGPSNVNKDYPNAILNGLEIMKMNNSVGSLSTATAAVATTSGSNSKNVGVIVGAVLGAVCAVVLAGLLCVLCRKRRRLARRRQSKTWIPFSINGTTSHTMGSKYSNGTTISAASNFEYRVPLAAVQEATNNFDESWVIGIGGFGKVYKGELSDGTKVAVKRGNPRSQQGIAEFRTEIEMLSQFRHRHLVSLIGYCDERNEMILIYEYMEKGTLKGHLYGSGFPTLSWKERLEICIGAARGLHYLHTGYAKAVIHRDVKSANILLDENLMAKVADFGLSKTGPELDQTHVSTAVKGSFGYLDPEYFRRQQLTEKSDVYSFGVVLFEVLCARPVIDPSLPREMVNLAEWAMKWQKKGQLEEIIDPALASNIRPESLRKFGETAEKCLADFGVDRPSMGDVLWNLEYALQLQESATQGNDPQENSTNMISLSPQVNNFNDDASASTIKFEGTNVDDLSGVSMSRVFSQLVKSEGR; this is encoded by the coding sequence ATGATGTATTACAGAaaactttctttgtttttctgtgCTTTATCTATCTTTTATCCCTATCTGTGTTTCTCTGCCGATTTTGTTCCAGTAGATAACTACCTTATAGATTGTGGAGCAAGTTCTGGTACTGTTGTAGGTAACCGCAATTTCTCTGCGGATAGTGCTTCTAAGAAGCTATTATCCACTCAGCAAGATGTTCTTGCAAGTACTTCCTTGAAATCAATCACTTCCACTGGTGATTCCACTCTCTATCAAACTGCTAGGGTCTTCACTGGTTCCTCAAAGTACACTTTCCCAATCAAACAAAAAGGGAGACATTGGATCCGTCTTTATTTCTTTCCATTTACCTATCAGAAGTATGATATGAGTGCAGCGAAATTCTCGGTTGCCACGCAGAACAATGTCCTTGTTAGTGATTTTGGTGTGCAGAAAGATCCTGTGATGAAGGAATACTCTGTGAATGTGAGCTCTAATTCTCTTGTTATAGACTTTACCCCTTCGAGTGGTTCGATTGCCTTTGTGAATGCAATCGAAGTTGTTTCGGTCCCTGATGATCTCATTGATGATGCTGGTCTCAGCCTGACTAATGGATTATCAACCTACTCTGGCTTGGCAGCACAGGCTCTGGAGACGGTCTGGAGGGTTAACATGGGGGGTCCAACTGTCTCCTCTGGTAGTGACACTCTTCAACGAACCTGGGATCCGGATCTTAGCTTCCTAAAAGAAAAAAACCTTGCTGCTAATTTCTCAAATATTGGAGGTGTTCAGTATGTGAACGGCTCGgctactgaaaatgatgctccggCTAGTGTTTATGGTACTGGACAACAGATGAACTCACAAAGTGATCCACGTGTTAATTTCAATGTGACATGGGAGTTTAAGGTGGATTCTGGATTTCAGTACCTTGTTAGACTTCACTTCTGTGATTTAGTGAGTAAAGGTCTCAATGAACTCTACTTCAATGTTTATGTTGATTCCTTGTTTGCTGCCAAGGATCTTGATCTtgcttcaataaatcaaaatgcCTTGGGTGTTCCATATTATAGGGATGTTGTTACACCCTTGACATCTAGCAACTTGCTTCGAGTAAGTATGGGACCTTCTAATGTAAATAAGGACTACCCTAATGCCATTCTGAATGGTTTGGAGATCATGAAAATGAACAATTCTGTGGGCAGTCTTAGTACAGCGACGGCTGCTGTTGCTACTACTTCTGGTTCAAATTCAAAGAATGTTGGTGTAATTGTGGGTGCAGTTCTTGGGGCAGTATGTGCAGTGGTCTTGGCTGGACTTTTGTGCGTACTATGCAGGAAAAGAAGGCGGTTGGCGCGGCGGAGGCAGTCTAAGACATGGATTCCTTTCTCCATCAACGGAACAACTTCTCACACCATGGGAAGTAAATATTCTAATGGTACTACAATTAGTGCTGCTTCAAACTTCGAGTACCGTGTCCCTCTTGCTGCAGTTCAGGAAGCTACAAACAATTTTGATGAGAGTTGGGTTATTGGGATTGGTGGCTTTGGGAAAGTATACAAGGGGGAATTGAGCGACGGCACTAAAGTGGCAGTTAAGAGAGGAAATCCTCGGTCACAGCAGGGTATTGCCGAGTTCCGAACTGAAATCGAAATGCTGTCTCAGTTCCGTCACCGGCATCTGGTATCTTTGATTGGCTATTGTGATGAAAGGAATGAAATGATACTGATATATGAGTATATGGAGAAAGGAACACTCAAGGGTCATCTATATGGTTCGGGGTTCCCAACCTTAAGTTGGAAGGAGAGGCTTGAGATATGCATTGGAGCTGCTAGAGGGCTTCATTACCTGCACACCGGCTATGCTAAAGCAGTTATTCACCGCGATGTGAAGTCTGCAAATATCCTCCTTGATGAGAACCTGATGGCTAAAGTTGCTGATTTTGGATTATCCAAGACTGGGCCAGAACTTGATCAGACACATGTGAGCACAGCTGTTAAAGGAAGCTTTGGCTACCTTGATCCTGAATACTTCAGGAGGCAGCAGCTAACAGAAAAGTCTGATGTGTATTCATTCGGCGTGGTTCTGTTTGAAGTTCTTTGTGCAAGACCTGTCATAGATCCGTCCCTTCCCAGGGAGATGGTAAACTTGGCAGAATGGGCAATGAAGTGGCAGAAGAAGGGGCAACTGGAGGAGATCATAGATCCGGCACTTGCAAGCAACATAAGACCGGAATCTCTCAGGAAGTTTGGAGAAACCGCGGAGAAATGCTTGGCAGACTTCGGTGTAGACAGGCCTTCTATGGGAGATGTATTGTGGAATTTGGAGTATGCCCTGCAGCTTCAAGAGTCTGCTACTCAAGGGAATGATCCTCAAGAAAACAGTACTAATATGATCAGTCTCTCTCCACAGGTCAACAACTTCAACGACGATGCAAGCGCCTCTACCATTAAATTTGAAGGCACAAATGTGGATGATCTGTCTGGTGTTTCAATGAGTAGGGTGTTTTCTCAGTTGGTGAAGTCAGAAGGAAGATGA
- the LOC112770981 gene encoding protein GAMETOPHYTE DEFECTIVE 1, whose amino-acid sequence MGFFDLNIPYTHPPERAVEASRTRIAVKAMELGYTGIAYNRTISGVISDKHRCSIKPLSISSLLNTLPSLSLSAKLHRDLLRIPLSTPFRQYTRVTVLFETPFHATSVCCDNPILKTYDLVAIKPSTRATFDMACQKSEVDIITVDFSKGMLFGMTENMVKVAAERGVCFEVDYSCLLNNAKIRDQWIYGAKCLMEWTQGRNVIFSSSTPSVNLLRGPWDVANLLSILGISKERARDAISKNCRNLLVKALRKKRFYKNAIRVQPSSSNTVSNFEDDQQEELLKLDSLSSEGDISLNDWAKCFSSLYSKASEIAPVVDSMPSHGFQTKDFLPSSNASPVVSNGEKISQSTPVLKNSTEQPNRQDESSRPDAMEADQVAMTTMTTTPATISTKKSCPTRCSQLHGSNDILLSCNKLCEKTKKSIPTETFNSRKSHDSQSNLGTLGTALDAAIQNENSKLQKYLQDAKRDDEHDSEKIFYPNLNAKITEMQEAPQSEDLEIAQHTVSKTDISISKNLLVAEQSGKLETEAVKLDEMEIEEDGSAVVTHIEDQKLNRLSTESDQVSPVESVSGRSRVKRRRPPAPPLFPFKRLFSRMLFKRKGRKKKSKTKPE is encoded by the exons ATGGGGTTCTTTGACCTAAACATACCGTACACGCATCCGCCAGAAAGGGCAGTCGAAGCCAGCCGCACCAGGATTGCCGTGAAGGCCATGGAGCTTGGCTACACTGGAATCGCCTACAACCGCACGATCAGTGGCGTCATCTCCGATAAACACCGTTGCTCCATCAAACCTCTCTCCATATCCTCTCTCCTCAACACCCTCCCCTCTCTTTCCCTCTCCGCTAAGCTTCACCGCGACCTCCTCCGTATCCCCTTGTCCACCCCCTTCCGTCAGTACACACGCGTCACCGTCTTGTTCGAGACCCCCTTCCATGCCACATCCGTCTGCTGCGACAACCCTATCCTCAAGACCTACGATCTCGTTGCCATTAAGCCCTCCACACGGGCCACATTCGATATGGCATGCCAGAAATCGGAG GTAGATATCATTACGGTTGACTTTTCGAAGGGGATGCTCTTTGGAATGACGGAGAACATGGTTAAAGTTGCTGCCGAG CGAGGGGTTTGCTTTGAAGTTGATTACTCTTGTCTTTTAAATAATGCTAAAATCAGGGATCAGTGGATCTACGGTGCTAAG TGTTTGATGGAGTGGACTCAGGGAAGAAACGTTATCTTTTCAAGTTCTACTCCTTCAGTGAATCTTCTTAGAGGACCTTGGGATGTTGCAAACTTATTGTCCATATTGGGAATCTCCAAGGAGCGAGCTAGAGATGCTATTTCTAAAAACTGTAG GAATCTTTTGGTAAAAGCTTTAAGGAAAAAACGGTTTTATAAGAATGCAATAAGAGTGCAACCATCGTCATCAAATACAGTATCTAATTTTGAGGATGATCAGCAGGAAGAATTACTAAAATTGGATTCTCTCTCCAGTGAAGGTGACATCTCGTTGAATGATTGGGCAAAGTGTTTTTCATCATTATACTCTAAAGCATCAGAAATTGCTCCCGTGGTTGACAGCATGCCATCTCATGGTTTTCAAACAAAGGATTTCTTACCTTCAAGTAATGCTTCCCCTGTCGTCTCGAATGGTGAAAAGATCAGTCAGTCAACACCTGTACTTAAAAACTCAACTGAGCAGCCCAACAGGCAAGATGAAAGCTCAAGACCCGATGCTATGGAAGCAGATCAAGTGGCGATGACGACAATGACAACAACGCCAGCAACAATATCAACAAAAAAATCTTGTCCTACTAGGTGTAGTCAATTACACGGATCAAATGACATCCTTTTGAGCTGCAACAAGTTGTGTGAGAAAACTAAAAAAAGTATACCCACTGAAACATTCAATTCTAGAAAATCACATGATTCACAATCAAACTTGGGCACCCTCGGCACTGCGTTGGATGCTGCGATACAAAATGAGAACAGCAAACTGCAGAAATATTTGCAAGATGCAAAACGTGATGATGAACATGATAGTgagaaaatattttatcctaattTAAATGCAAAAATTACAGAGATGCAAGAAGCTCCTCAAAGTGAGGATTTGGAAATTGCACAGCATACAGTCTCAAAGACAGACATATCTATTTCCAAAAATTTATTGGTGGCTGAACAATCTGGTAAACTTGAAACTGAAGCAGTTAAACTTGATGAGATGGAGATTGAAGAGGATGGTTCTGCAGTTGTAACTCATATAGAAGATCAAAAACTTAATAGACTGAGCACTGAATCTGATCAAGTTTCCCCGGTTGAGTCTGTATCAG GTCGATCGAGGGTGAAGCGGAGGAGACCTCCAGCACCACCTTTGTTCCCTTTCAAACGATTATTTAGTCGAATGCTTTTTAAGAGGAAAGGTAGAAAAAAGAAGAGCAAAACTAAGCCAGAATAA
- the LOC112773314 gene encoding zinc finger protein CONSTANS: MYTRATSSSTFLSPDYPPVHPFPDELALTELESLLNCNNSEIVSFNKSSSSGSYNSEHGSVMQRSVSSNSLHKNPFSALLAELFDDDAPLRRVCSTGDLHGTTHGGIMHNNNESADSPLSSESSMIIEGMSRACRYSPEEKKLRIERYRTKRNQRNFNKKIKYVCRKTLADSRPRIRGRFARNDEIDKNPSSVHQWSHHIGAGAEEDQEDQNWVSIFDSLVAANTDHQESQDSSSFGLLY, encoded by the exons ATGTACACACGCGCCACCTCATCATCAACTTTTCTCTCGCCGGATTATCCCCCAGTGCACCCGTTCCCGGACGAACTGGCCCTCACGGAGTTGGAATCGCTTCTGAACTGCAACAACTCGGAGATAGTAAGCTTCAACAAGAGTAGTAGCAGCGGTAGTTACAATAGTGAGCATGGGTCGGTGATGCAGAGGAGCGTTAGCAGCAACTCTCTCCATAAGAATCCCTTCTCTGCTCTCTTGGCTGAGTTGTTCGACGACGACGCTCCTCTTAGGAGAGTTTGCAGCACCGGTGATCTCCAC GGGACTACTCATGGCGGCATCATGCATAACAATAATGAATCAGCTGATAGTCCATTGTCAAGTGAAAGCAGCATGATCATTGAAGGAATGAGTAGAGCATGTAGGTATAGCCCTGAGGAGAAGAAACTCAGGATTGAGAGGTATAGAACCAAGagaaaccaaagaaacttcaacaAGAAAATTAAG TATGTTTGCAGGAAGACTTTAGCAGACAGCAGGCCGCGCATTAGAGGACGATTCGCGAGGAACGACGAAATTGACAAGAATCCTtcatcagttcatcaatggagtCATCACATTGGTGCTGGAGCAGAGGAAGACCAAGAAGATCAAAACTGGGTCAGTATCTTTGATTCACTAGTTGCTGCAAATACTGATCATCAAGAGTCCCAGGACAGTTCTTCTTTCGGTTTATTgtattag